The DNA segment tttaaatatatatatacatatattgtgTACATCTGCGATCATTTTTTTGGGTCcaaatatgcatttattttttcgaatttcgtaATGTAAACcatttgtaaattttgataaatcGATACGAGAAAAAATGGTGGCTTGTACAGTTCCTATTTGCAAACATTACGTTGGAAAGAAGAATAAGAAGAaagtatttattcaattttttagacaCTGTGAATGTTTGAAACCACGCGCCTAACATATTATCGCCCGCGTAATCTCCCGCTCGACTCAATTGACTCCACTCCTGTGCTTCAGTCATGAAAGTCAAGTAGTATAGCCGTGTCGTTTACTTTTTTAAAGCGATATatcttttgaatataaaataatggaTACTTATACGAGTGCTAATTCTACCACAACTTCAACATCTAGCagcatttattgttttaaaaaggaAATCACAACGAGACAGGTgggaataaacaaataataaagataacatttatttgtttcttatatcattaaataaaataaaataaataaatatttcttactattaaatttttctcgtatttttatagctataaaacatatttttagtagTTCTCCCGAAAAACGACCTAAGTGCTTTTGCATAATatctaactaaaaattattaaaaaatgtttattgaagaTTGTATGCTTTAAATCCAATATTCGACAGTATATGTTtgcaataaatcaataaaaaatgaattagttataTTTAACGATAACTAGtacaatgttgaattttcaaatcgttttttttcgaaACGACCAAATTGCACTCAAGTCGTTCTTCGAGGGAACGCCTCATATGTGAAAACTAGTACTTCTTTCCATTATATTTCCGTTTAAGTTGGTACTATTTTCGTGAATATATCTCATTAGAGTTGACCTTGAGCCCGCGCCTTGgagaaaagaaacaattttttttattactgaaaaatgaTAGTTTATATTTTGTCCAGAAACAAGggataccaaaaaaattaaaataagctaaGTTATTCCTTTTACGTAAAAAGCTCCAAAGAAAAGATTCATGACACTTTTCTCTATCTTgcgtttctttcaaaatttccgttaaatttttctttcgtatCCCCCCTTGTTTTCGCACGAAATATGAATAATAAGTtttgagtaataaaaaaaaattctttcgcaccaaaaaattttctcatgaaaTGCGTCACGAGTTTTAAAAGTTCAGATACTCATaactctaagaaaaaaaaattgtatcaaatcgTGTTCAGCCTGCatgattttaaatatcaattcagTCATATGACACATAATATGTGNNNNNNNNNNNNNNNNNNNNNNNNNNNNNNNNNNNNNNNNNNNNNNNNNNNNNNNNNNNNNNNNNNNNNNNNNNNNNNNNNNNNNNNNNNNNNNNNNNNNTACAATCAAATACGGCGGCCTTACCCTCTGTAAAATCAAACCCGCTACGAGATTCCTAGTCCCCTCTTATTCATATGTCAATGGTATTAACTGATTTTAATTTCCTTTACTTCTTTCCGATGAGGAGATgtgaaactacaattttttttgccTGGCTCAAATGATTCTGTTAATTTCAGCACTTTTACTTCGCTTAACtatacattattaaatatttcaacttgaaattggtgaattttatctgctttatgtttttatttaaaatcttaagaattaaGAATTGTTTCACTATTACTGCTTTAATTTACAGTttagttttgattacttcaaattaaataatatcccAGCTTTAAAAGCTTGAATCTTTCAAGCGTAACCGAGAAAATATTTGTGACTCTGGTCCAAACCGGAAAGTTTTTTCTTGCATTTTAGCGTTCGCCTTGTAATGAACTTATAACGAATCTCTGCCTTAATAACATAAAACGTTCCGCCGGAAGCTTCGGAACGTTCCGGGCATGTTCCCGGACGTGTGAAATGTCTGCTTCTTTGGAACTCTCCAAAGAGGACGTACAgtgattgttattattatcaataaatatcgCATAAACCacaagagataggtaaaaatcgATGTCAGTTTATAATAAGGATACCATATTATAGTTTAGTGTATGCATCACTCAAAACCTCAATGTGCCATCCATTTTTACGTATAAATTAGCTATATTTtgcgttcctggaacgttcccaagAGCGAACATTTTACCCGTTCCGTCCTATCAAGCTGTATTATCATAAAGTTTGtggtaatttattaatattaaacttaCAGCAAAGAACGGTAAAAAGATGGTTGAACCGTTTCGATAAAGAAGGAACAGTGGAGACACGAGAGCGTTGTGGTCGTAAAAGAGCCACTACTAGTGAACAAGACGATGCCATTATTCAACTTGCGACACAAACACCGATAACAGCCGCAAAAGCTGTACTGCCAGCTTTGGGTCTTTCGTGTTCCGTCGATACAGTGAGAGAAAGACTACATAAGGCTGGAATTCATAACTGGAGTCCGTCACGCAAACATATGCAAAGAATTCCTTTAGGGTTGGTTGCTTGTAAAATTTACTGCAATTTTGACTTCTACTAAATGGTTCAACGAGAAACTCGATAAGATAATAAATCCaagctttaataaaaatatatatgtatgaaaatatcaatttgtagaAAGGAGACGGATGGAGGGACTATTCAGCAAGCTGTGTGGCGTCCTACAGGCACGCAACTTGGGAAGAAGAGGtgtggaaaaaatgttaataagtcTAAGAAAGGCGGATCTTCTCCAAAGAAAAAAGTTGCGCCTCACAAGATTAGAGCAAAAGATCTTCATGTTGGTGACGGTGCACCTAGTGAGACGCTGAAACAGCCAGTTGTACAGCCTAGCTTCATCTTTCCTCAGCAGAGTGTTCATCAGCAATCCAACACTGAAATACAAACGCCTTCTCAGCCGTTATCGTCCACCCAAGTGATATTTGCAAGTACTCTGGACCTTGTTCAGCAACCGCAACATCTTTACCATCACCCAGGGCTAAACGTCCCCCAAAATTGGCCTCTAGACTTAGTGCAGAGTAGTCATCATTATCCACAGGTGATTAAAATTAAAAGGCGGTGTCGGAGAACAATCTCAGTAAACTTAAGttatacttgaaaataaaattgccaAAGTTACTTATTTTAAAGGGAAGCTAAAGAATTTTTCTTCAcgtatcatatttaaattttaggggCAAACAAATACAATTCAGCACAATCAACATTTGCAACATCTTCATCAGGAACTACAGTGTCGTCCTGAACAACATCAAGAGGCAGAACAACAAGTCTGTCGGCAAGTGGAGGGACCACCACAAAATATCCATTCTCATCTGCAATGTATAGAACAGCAACAAGTGCAGCAGTCAGAGCGACTGACCCAAACTTCCTTGTCTGCTTCACTAGATATTTCTGAAGCTTGTTCCAATTCGAGTAGTTCGAACGATATTAGTCAAATGTCAAATGACAAACACGATACAGCGAGAGACTCATCGAAAAATGTAGAAGAGGGATCAAATCGACGAAGAAAAAAGAAGGGTGGCAAAGTCAAAGGGACGCTGGAAACCAGCGTTGAAATTCGGAATCGGATGATTGGAATGTCGGAAGCAGGACTCTCGACCTTGTCTATTGCCTTGGCGATTAATAGATCTGTAAGTTActatattgttatatatttttttaagttagtttcCAAACCAGAATTGTTATAATGCTCGTCTTGCAGGAGCGGACGGTTAAACGGTGGCTAGAGCGATGGCATAAAGAAGGAAATGTtcaaacgaaagaaagaaaaggaCGAAGAAGAATAACGACTAAAGAAGAAGATGAAGCAATTATTGCTATGGCAACGCAGCATCCTTTAACAGCTGCTAAATACGTTGCACCTGCTTTAGGACTGAAGTGCAGCGTCGATACGATTAGGGAAAGGCTTCATAAAGCAGGCATCCATAGTTGGAAATTGGGAAAGAAACAAGGGTTTGTATTCATATTAaccaaagatttagaaaatttaattttaaattgatgaaattacaGTCAGAGAAAGTTATACCATTATTCTAAAATGTTTCAGGGAGGGTAATGCTGTTCACACAGTCCATCTTTGGCAGCCCAGTGGAAATCGCTCCAAAAAGCTAAAGCTTCTTgctgataagaaaaaaaaattacccgtGACTGAAAAACAGGATGATGTTTGTGACGATTCACAAAAGCGATCAGATAGAAAGAAGAAAGTCGAAAATTTACCTCTGAAAACAGTTCCACCACCCGCAAACATGATCCATGAAGAAAGCAGCATGCAGTTTCAAAATCTAAACACACGTACGTTatcaaacttgaaatatttattaaatctatTTATGAAAATGATCCTAAAATACGCGCAAATGTcgctttttttaatcaaaactcgataaaactacaaattttatgtttttttttgtcgttcgtcatttttcgacaaaaaggaCAAAATGtaggtaaaaaagaaaaaaatgcttgaaatggGGCTTGctgataaaaagaaaaacactaaaaaaattgcTAGATTATGACTGCTCCTACAAATAGTTAAGGTTACGCCGGCAGACCATTACATTTTTCCGAATGGGCGGGAAGACACGCCTGTGATTAGTGGAAATAATGCAGGTAGGTCATATACAagttttaaggccatgtaatgagtgagtcaagtgaccagattcctatcttactgccactttttatatttcctaacttattttcacacgaagctccgcatcatgttgaaaatttgggatactaagtaagaagcactaagaatggtgggtttggtcctaaatttttataattataaaaaaaggttttttggttaatatttttttttgctttttccgtaattattaaaatttagaaccagacccatCTTCCTTAGTGCTTccgatttattatcccaaattttcaactcgatgtggcgcttcgtgtgaaaataagttaataaataaaaaaagtcgtggtaaggtagaaatctgatCACGTGACCGACTTGTTGgatctttaatttgatttattttgtattttttgtgtatCTCGTATTAAGAAAGATTTATGGGTCCTgggatgaaaagaaattaaaagatggATTTCGTATGCAGACAATAATACAAAAATCGCATTGCGCAATAAATATAcaaggtgattttttaatttgaaactttcaaatatctcgaaaaagaggcactctatgaaaaaatattatcaataaaaatgtaatcactctgaggagtacatatactgatgttaaaatcggttcccccacaccgccccctgggggtgGCGGTGGGCGccagttcgaaatcttaaatgggaacccctattttttattgtatattcggattcattggataaaaatgcgtatgatttgtctaaaacatttttctcgtttcgcgatagatgacgctgtaattgaagaaattcaatttttcttcattttactgttactgagaatgcacgcttacgattctgcaatactcggaattagttttaaaacaaactactacttttagcgtaacccaggaacaacgaagTGGATGTAGCAGTcttctgttcccttcggggtgcttgattaacgtgagtccccttgcctctcacgattcgggtTGATTTATTAACGTGAGTACCCTCGCCTCTTACGATTCGAGGTACGCAGGGAATCAtctttgtctttcagatagccccacaaaaagaaatctggtgaagttAGATCTGGTGATtttgcaggccaatttatcggaccgcctctaccaatccagagaccattgaaatcacgatgaagtacttctcgtgctaccgctgaatagtgtgccagacaaccatcatgttgaaaccacacgttctgccgtatttctaagcttAAGTGTTCAggcaatattggcagttcattttccaaaatgtcttgatattttagACCATTTAAGCTGCTTTCGATAATCTGaggaccgatcagtttgttgccaattattccacaccaaacgttgacagtccatggacgcttCACGAAGCCAttgcggattttcaatactccagtagtgcatgttgtgtcgattaactattccatggttcgtaaaagacgactcgtcagagaataatacagaacgaaaaaagttgtgatttttttgtatttgttcacGTTCCCACTGAAAAAAAGCTACCCGATTCTGGAAATCAACGCCAtaaagttcttgatgtaaagagacatgatacggatgaaatttattacttttcaaaattttccaaatcctgctttgagacattccggaatcacgagcaatttctcttgtactaacgtgaggattattgaccactgcagctaatacagcaatttcattattttccccAGTAGCTGTCgttgtacgggtctttttcttaggttgaaaacttGCATTGTTAGTAAATTTTGGAATAGTACGATAAAATAAACCACGTgatacaattctatttggaaaacgctgagcgtagatattgacagcattatcaagatttcttccagcttctctatacaccagaaccatttcaatttttgctCATACGGTTAGATACTGCATTGTAAAGTtgtattcggaataatctttaatctaactaaaatgagctttgtctcaaatttattttttctaatttactgtatttaaggaaagaaaaaagtaaacacttacgtaatgtttcgatagcctccgctgacctcaatctactataatgccagagctaaaatttaggaatattcaggaaacactgttaatgtaaacgtattacttaataattacttctcaagaatggacatacgttttggcatgtttttcaaaataataattaccaatgAGATCTgaagctctattgcccttatttttaagCGAAATAAAAAGG comes from the Belonocnema kinseyi isolate 2016_QV_RU_SX_M_011 chromosome 6, B_treatae_v1, whole genome shotgun sequence genome and includes:
- the LOC117174076 gene encoding uncharacterized protein LOC117174076 isoform X1, which produces MAHTPDGVHVVGKMKMGKTRGVHETTPELRNRMVGMYEAGLGLREIAVAVNCSQRTVKRWLNRFDKEGTVETRERCGRKRATTSEQDDAIIQLATQTPITAAKAVLPALGLSCSVDTVRERLHKAGIHNWSPSRKHMQRIPLGKETDGGTIQQAVWRPTGTQLGKKRCGKNVNKSKKGGSSPKKKVAPHKIRAKDLHVGDGAPSETLKQPVVQPSFIFPQQSVHQQSNTEIQTPSQPLSSTQVIFASTLDLVQQPQHLYHHPGLNVPQNWPLDLVQSSHHYPQGQTNTIQHNQHLQHLHQELQCRPEQHQEAEQQVCRQVEGPPQNIHSHLQCIEQQQVQQSERLTQTSLSASLDISEACSNSSSSNDISQMSNDKHDTARDSSKNVEEGSNRRRKKKGGKVKGTLETSVEIRNRMIGMSEAGLSTLSIALAINRSERTVKRWLERWHKEGNVQTKERKGRRRITTKEEDEAIIAMATQHPLTAAKYVAPALGLKCSVDTIRERLHKAGIHSWKLGKKQGEGNAVHTVHLWQPSGNRSKKLKLLADKKKKLPVTEKQDDVCDDSQKRSDRKKKVENLPLKTVPPPANMIHEESSMQFQNLNTLVASYVSAPSIIQPLHTLPANSTLTPLQLMPADPHGPPSGPTPMQPMGPIMQQRPDCRLVPTLAVSSSSQANSVAYTSCMVANNNHACHMEQADPLNYEPYIWSF
- the LOC117174076 gene encoding uncharacterized protein LOC117174076 isoform X2 — translated: MAHTPDGVHVVGKMKMGKTRGVHETTPELRNRMVGMYEAGLGLREIAVAVNCSQRTVKRWLNRFDKEGTVETRERCGRKRATTSEQDDAIIQLATQTPITAAKAVLPALGLSCSVDTVRERLHKAGIHNWSPSRKHMQRIPLGKETDGGTIQQAVWRPTGTQLGKKRCGKNVNKSKKGGSSPKKKVAPHKIRAKDLHVGDGAPSETLKQPVVQPSFIFPQQSVHQQSNTEIQTPSQPLSSTQVIFASTLDLVQQPQHLYHHPGLNVPQNWPLDLVQSSHHYPQGQTNTIQHNQHLQHLHQELQCRPEQHQEAEQQVCRQVEGPPQNIHSHLQCIEQQQVQQSERLTQTSLSASLDISEACSNSSSSNDISQMSNDKHDTARDSSKNVEEGSNRRRKKKGGKVKGTLETSVEIRNRMIGMSEAGLSTLSIALAINRSERTVKRWLERWHKEGNVQTKERKGRRRITTKEEDEAIIAMATQHPLTAAKYVAPALGLKCSVDTIRERLHKAGIHSWKLGKKQGEGNAVHTVHLWQPSGNRSKKLKLLADKKKKLPVTEKQDDVCDDSQKRSDRKKKVENLPLKTVPPPANMIHEESSMQFQNLNTLASYVSAPSIIQPLHTLPANSTLTPLQLMPADPHGPPSGPTPMQPMGPIMQQRPDCRLVPTLAVSSSSQANSVAYTSCMVANNNHACHMEQADPLNYEPYIWSF
- the LOC117174076 gene encoding uncharacterized protein LOC117174076 isoform X4: MAHTPDGVHVVGKMQRTVKRWLNRFDKEGTVETRERCGRKRATTSEQDDAIIQLATQTPITAAKAVLPALGLSCSVDTVRERLHKAGIHNWSPSRKHMQRIPLGKETDGGTIQQAVWRPTGTQLGKKRCGKNVNKSKKGGSSPKKKVAPHKIRAKDLHVGDGAPSETLKQPVVQPSFIFPQQSVHQQSNTEIQTPSQPLSSTQVIFASTLDLVQQPQHLYHHPGLNVPQNWPLDLVQSSHHYPQGQTNTIQHNQHLQHLHQELQCRPEQHQEAEQQVCRQVEGPPQNIHSHLQCIEQQQVQQSERLTQTSLSASLDISEACSNSSSSNDISQMSNDKHDTARDSSKNVEEGSNRRRKKKGGKVKGTLETSVEIRNRMIGMSEAGLSTLSIALAINRSERTVKRWLERWHKEGNVQTKERKGRRRITTKEEDEAIIAMATQHPLTAAKYVAPALGLKCSVDTIRERLHKAGIHSWKLGKKQGEGNAVHTVHLWQPSGNRSKKLKLLADKKKKLPVTEKQDDVCDDSQKRSDRKKKVENLPLKTVPPPANMIHEESSMQFQNLNTLVASYVSAPSIIQPLHTLPANSTLTPLQLMPADPHGPPSGPTPMQPMGPIMQQRPDCRLVPTLAVSSSSQANSVAYTSCMVANNNHACHMEQADPLNYEPYIWSF
- the LOC117174076 gene encoding uncharacterized protein LOC117174076 isoform X5, with protein sequence MNEILQRTVKRWLNRFDKEGTVETRERCGRKRATTSEQDDAIIQLATQTPITAAKAVLPALGLSCSVDTVRERLHKAGIHNWSPSRKHMQRIPLGKETDGGTIQQAVWRPTGTQLGKKRCGKNVNKSKKGGSSPKKKVAPHKIRAKDLHVGDGAPSETLKQPVVQPSFIFPQQSVHQQSNTEIQTPSQPLSSTQVIFASTLDLVQQPQHLYHHPGLNVPQNWPLDLVQSSHHYPQGQTNTIQHNQHLQHLHQELQCRPEQHQEAEQQVCRQVEGPPQNIHSHLQCIEQQQVQQSERLTQTSLSASLDISEACSNSSSSNDISQMSNDKHDTARDSSKNVEEGSNRRRKKKGGKVKGTLETSVEIRNRMIGMSEAGLSTLSIALAINRSERTVKRWLERWHKEGNVQTKERKGRRRITTKEEDEAIIAMATQHPLTAAKYVAPALGLKCSVDTIRERLHKAGIHSWKLGKKQGEGNAVHTVHLWQPSGNRSKKLKLLADKKKKLPVTEKQDDVCDDSQKRSDRKKKVENLPLKTVPPPANMIHEESSMQFQNLNTLVASYVSAPSIIQPLHTLPANSTLTPLQLMPADPHGPPSGPTPMQPMGPIMQQRPDCRLVPTLAVSSSSQANSVAYTSCMVANNNHACHMEQADPLNYEPYIWSF
- the LOC117174076 gene encoding uncharacterized protein LOC117174076 isoform X3, which produces MAHTPDGVHVVGKMKMGKTRGVHETTPELRNRMVGMYEAGLGLREIAVAVNCSQRTVKRWLNRFDKEGTVETRERCGRKRATTSEQDDAIIQLATQTPITAAKAVLPALGLSCSVDTVRERLHKAGIHNWSPSRKHMQRIPLGKETDGGTIQQAVWRPTGTQLGKKRCGKNVNKSKKGGSSPKKKVAPHKIRAKDLHVGDGAPSETLKQPVVQPSFIFPQQSVHQQSNTEIQTPSQPLSSTQVIFASTLDLVQQPQHLYHHPGLNVPQNWPLDLVQSSHHYPQGQTNTIQHNQHLQHLHQELQCRPEQHQEAEQQVCRQVEGPPQNIHSHLQCIEQQQVQQSERLTQTSLSASLDISEACSNSSSSNDISQMSNDKHDTARDSSKNVEEGSNRRRKKKGGKVKGTLETSVEIRNRMIGMSEAGLSTLSIALAINRSERTVKRWLERWHKEGNVQTKERKGRRRITTKEEDEAIIAMATQHPLTAAKYVAPALGLKCSVDTIRERLHKAGIHSWKLGKKQGEGNAVHTVHLWQPSGNRSKKLKLLADKKKKLPVTEKQDDVCDDSQKRSDRKKKVENLPLKTVPPPANMIHEESSMQFQNLNTPPSIIQPLHTLPANSTLTPLQLMPADPHGPPSGPTPMQPMGPIMQQRPDCRLVPTLAVSSSSQANSVAYTSCMVANNNHACHMEQADPLNYEPYIWSF
- the LOC117174076 gene encoding uncharacterized protein LOC117174076 isoform X7, which gives rise to MAHTPDGVHVVGKMKMGKTRGVHETTPELRNRMVGMYEAGLGLREIAVAVNCSQRTVKRWLNRFDKEGTVETRERCGRKRATTSEQDDAIIQLATQTPITAAKAVLPALGLSCSVDTVRERLHKAGIHNWSPSRKHMQRIPLGKETDGGTIQQAVWRPTGTQLGKKRCGKNVNKSKKGGSSPKKKVAPHKIRAKDLHVGDGAPSETLKQPVVQPSFIFPQQSVHQQSNTEIQTPSQPLSSTQVIFASTLDLVQQPQHLYHHPGLNVPQNWPLDLVQSSHHYPQGQTNTIQHNQHLQHLHQELQCRPEQHQEAEQQVCRQVEGPPQNIHSHLQCIEQQQVQQSERLTQTSLSASLDISEACSNSSSSNDISQMSNDKHDTARDSSKNVEEGSNRRRKKKGGKVKGTLETSVEIRNRMIGMSEAGLSTLSIALAINRSERTVKRWLERWHKEGNVQTKERKGRRRITTKEEDEAIIAMATQHPLTAAKYVAPALGLKCSVDTIRERLHKAGIHSWKLGKKQGEGNAVHTVHLWQPSGNRSKKLKLLADKKKKLPVTEKQDDVCDDSQKRSDRKKKVENLPLKTVPPPANMIHEESSMQFQNLNTRR
- the LOC117174076 gene encoding uncharacterized protein LOC117174076 isoform X6 translates to MAHTPDGVHVVGKMKMGKTRGVHETTPELRNRMVGMYEAGLGLREIAVAVNCSQRTVKRWLNRFDKEGTVETRERCGRKRATTSEQDDAIIQLATQTPITAAKAVLPALGLSCSVDTVRERLHKAGIHNWSPSRKHMQRIPLGKETDGGTIQQAVWRPTGTQLGKKRCGKNVNKSKKGGSSPKKKVAPHKIRAKDLHVGDGAPSETLKQPVVQPSFIFPQQSVHQQSNTEIQTPSQPLSSTQVIFASTLDLVQQPQHLYHHPGLNVPQNWPLDLVQSSHHYPQGQTNTIQHNQHLQHLHQELQCRPEQHQEAEQQVCRQVEGPPQNIHSHLQCIEQQQVQQSERLTQTSLSASLDISEACSNSSSSNDISQMSNDKHDTARDSSKNVEEGSNRRRKKKGGKVKGTLETSVEIRNRMIGMSEAGLSTLSIALAINRSERTVKRWLERWHKEGNVQTKERKGRRRITTKEEDEAIIAMATQHPLTAAKYVAPALGLKCSVDTIRERLHKAGIHSWKLGKKQGEGNAVHTVHLWQPSGNRSKKLKLLADKKKKLPVTEKQDDVCDDSQKRSDRKKKVENLPLKTVPPPANMIHEESSMQFQNLNTLLARLGPHCF